In Symmachiella dynata, the following are encoded in one genomic region:
- a CDS encoding hemolysin family protein — protein MWGVELIIVLCMIAVNGIFAGYEIALASVSLSRLQVLLQDKRAGAKAAFYMKENMESSLATVQLGITLVGAIAAATGGAGAAETFAPQLRETFQISVGAAEFLAITAVVVPLTVATIIFGELIPKVFAIRNKEWVCLRMSNAIKWFSWSVWPVVRFLEMAVNWLMKLGQRHWQSKIDDQVSTESPELQELHASATLARWSRQIGAQEEKIIHGATALSQRLVRDIMLPAGSISMLDVNASISDCLVAAHLDMHTRFPVTERTDDPQAIIGYVNFKDIVAHMRLSPNDRSLRAIVRTITSFEETTPASSCLETIIKDHRHIALVRDEAMHVVGMVTLEDMIEELVGEIEDEYDRLPAHVVPTGSGWVVGGGITLNHLAELSNIDLTNDLPQQGARSLNEWIIGHLGRAVQGGETLEREQVRVVVRKVRRQKVLEAQIEVSTANKVEA, from the coding sequence ATGTGGGGGGTGGAATTGATCATCGTGCTGTGCATGATTGCAGTCAACGGGATCTTTGCAGGCTATGAGATTGCGCTGGCCTCCGTCTCTTTGTCTCGCTTGCAGGTTTTACTGCAGGACAAACGAGCGGGGGCGAAAGCTGCGTTCTACATGAAGGAGAACATGGAATCGAGTTTGGCGACAGTCCAGTTGGGCATCACGCTGGTCGGCGCCATTGCAGCAGCTACGGGCGGCGCGGGTGCCGCCGAGACATTTGCCCCGCAGCTGCGAGAAACGTTTCAGATATCGGTCGGAGCTGCGGAATTCTTGGCGATCACGGCAGTGGTTGTCCCCTTGACCGTTGCCACAATCATCTTCGGCGAGTTGATTCCCAAGGTCTTTGCCATTCGCAACAAAGAGTGGGTCTGCTTGCGGATGTCGAATGCGATCAAATGGTTTTCCTGGAGCGTCTGGCCGGTGGTTCGGTTTTTAGAGATGGCGGTCAATTGGCTGATGAAGCTGGGGCAACGGCATTGGCAATCCAAGATCGACGACCAAGTCAGTACGGAGTCTCCCGAACTCCAAGAATTGCATGCGAGCGCCACGCTAGCCCGCTGGTCTCGACAAATCGGTGCCCAGGAGGAAAAAATTATTCATGGAGCGACTGCATTGTCCCAACGTCTTGTGAGAGACATCATGCTCCCGGCCGGCAGTATTAGTATGCTCGACGTCAATGCGTCAATCAGTGACTGTTTGGTCGCTGCTCATCTCGACATGCACACGCGGTTTCCCGTGACGGAACGAACCGACGACCCGCAGGCAATCATCGGTTACGTCAATTTCAAGGATATTGTTGCACATATGCGATTGTCGCCCAATGACCGATCATTGCGGGCCATCGTGAGGACCATCACGAGCTTCGAGGAAACCACTCCCGCCTCCTCCTGTTTAGAAACGATCATCAAAGATCACCGCCACATTGCGCTGGTTCGTGACGAGGCAATGCATGTCGTGGGCATGGTCACACTGGAAGATATGATCGAGGAACTCGTGGGTGAGATCGAAGATGAATACGACCGGCTTCCGGCTCATGTTGTCCCCACAGGCAGTGGATGGGTGGTCGGGGGCGGCATCACGCTCAACCATCTTGCGGAGTTGTCCAACATCGACCTGACCAACGATTTGCCGCAGCAGGGAGCACGCAGTCTGAATGAATGGATCATTGGCCATCTTGGCCGCGCGGTTCAGGGAGGCGAGACACTCGAACGGGAACAAGTTCGCGTCGTCGTTCGCAAGGTCCGTCGGCAAAAAGTCCTGGAAGCTCAAATAGAAGTCAGCACGGCAAACAAGGTTGAAGCTTGA
- a CDS encoding DinB family protein, with translation MSDQALRDHAIYLLNGGGAHLHFEKAIADLPADLRGAKIQGVSHTPWRLLEHLRIAQWDILEFSRNPDHVSPDFPTGYWPTGDAPPGSGAWDETVAKIKSDLQEMIDLVANPTTDLFAVIPHGSGQTILREALLVADHNAYHLGQLVVIRQALGAWPD, from the coding sequence ATGTCTGATCAAGCACTCCGAGACCACGCGATCTATCTGCTCAACGGCGGTGGTGCGCATTTGCACTTTGAAAAGGCGATTGCCGATTTGCCTGCGGACCTCCGTGGTGCCAAAATTCAAGGTGTCTCCCACACTCCCTGGCGACTGCTGGAGCATCTGCGGATTGCTCAATGGGACATTCTGGAGTTTTCACGCAATCCCGATCACGTCTCGCCCGATTTTCCCACAGGATATTGGCCCACAGGCGATGCCCCGCCAGGCTCCGGGGCTTGGGATGAGACCGTGGCGAAAATCAAATCCGATTTGCAAGAGATGATCGACCTCGTCGCTAATCCGACGACCGATCTGTTTGCGGTGATTCCTCATGGCAGTGGGCAAACGATTTTGCGTGAAGCCCTGTTGGTGGCTGATCACAACGCTTACCACTTGGGCCAGTTGGTCGTGATTCGCCAGGCGTTGGGCGCTTGGCCGGATTGA
- a CDS encoding DUF1653 domain-containing protein, with product MNTGRYRHYKGNDYIVIGVAKHSETEEELVIYRQDYGEHGLWVRPKKMFLETVEVAGKQVARFAFVGNDEP from the coding sequence ATGAATACAGGCCGCTACCGCCACTACAAAGGCAATGACTACATCGTTATCGGAGTCGCCAAACATAGCGAAACCGAAGAAGAGTTGGTCATATACCGGCAGGATTACGGCGAACACGGACTTTGGGTGCGTCCCAAGAAGATGTTTCTGGAGACCGTTGAAGTCGCTGGGAAGCAAGTCGCTCGTTTTGCGTTCGTGGGCAACGACGAACCTTAA
- a CDS encoding DUF2293 domain-containing protein — MTDNTFLPGPRENTVKSANGDVLTVPAGWALLLPGDAALTRRVKTAGEHWIIQEKKGRKVFSRGVWAPADTIERIRADLETERSTEAYAKRKLASARRREKTQTEYVDEFFEAVVVFLDFHSDHAELAQQMARAITQHTTPVGSGTVARTKRIPIEQRAEAAVIAWMRHQTTAYDSMPIPRVKGKRREVRRMLAQHSKGILSQYRRGEFISEDCPLQRALAEITTGEKTP, encoded by the coding sequence ATGACCGACAACACGTTCTTACCCGGTCCCAGGGAAAACACGGTGAAGTCTGCGAATGGGGATGTCCTCACGGTTCCCGCAGGCTGGGCATTACTTTTGCCCGGTGATGCTGCTTTGACTCGTCGTGTAAAGACCGCTGGAGAGCATTGGATCATACAAGAGAAGAAAGGCCGAAAAGTTTTCTCGCGCGGCGTCTGGGCTCCGGCGGACACGATCGAGCGAATTCGTGCCGATCTCGAAACAGAACGCTCCACTGAGGCGTATGCCAAACGAAAATTGGCAAGCGCTCGCCGCCGCGAGAAAACGCAAACGGAATATGTCGATGAATTCTTCGAGGCCGTTGTCGTCTTCCTCGACTTCCATTCCGATCACGCCGAGCTTGCGCAGCAGATGGCACGGGCCATCACTCAACACACCACACCGGTGGGAAGCGGCACGGTGGCTCGTACAAAGCGTATTCCAATAGAACAACGGGCCGAAGCAGCCGTCATTGCTTGGATGCGGCACCAAACCACCGCCTACGACTCCATGCCAATCCCACGCGTCAAAGGCAAACGACGTGAAGTGCGACGCATGCTCGCACAGCATTCCAAAGGCATCTTGAGTCAGTATCGGCGCGGCGAGTTCATCTCAGAGGATTGTCCGCTACAGCGAGCTTTGGCAGAAATCACAACCGGAGAAAAAACACCATGA